The Acidobacteriaceae bacterium nucleotide sequence CGCTGCTTCGCATCGGGTTGAGGCATGACACTCCACCCCTGCGAGGGAACTGTGGGGAAACCTCTGGGTGCACCTGGGTAAACGTCCTTGCATCGAAGGAGTTAGCGAAAATGAGGGGTTCCGTGGGGAAACCTTGAATCCATCTGCATCCGCGCTCTGTTGAGGAGGGTTCCGGGCATGGCGATGTTGAACGAGTCGAACCTGCTGGCGATGAAGGCACGAGCGGCGAAGTTCCGCACCAATCACGTCGGCACGAAGCTCAACGAGGCCGAGTTGCACGAGTTCGAAGCGCTCGCGGAGAAGCGGAAGCAGACGCCATCGGAGCTGATACGCGGGCTGGTGCTGGGCGAGATCGAGCGCGACAAACATCCACCACGCGCGAGTGTGGAGCTGGAGGAGATCGCGTCCTTGCGGCTGCTGCTGCTGAACATCCTGCCGGTGTTGGCACGCGGCGAGCGGATGACCAACGAGACCTACAAGCAGATCGAAGCCGAGGTGAAGAAGCGGAAGCCGAGCCGTGTGCTGGAGCTGTTCGAGGACTGGCAGAAGCGCGGCCAGCCCTGAGCCGCGGTGGCCGAAGTACCCTCCGCTCCGACGCCGGTCAAGGCGCTTCGCCCGCTGCGCGGCGACCTTCGGTCGGCCCTGACAGCCGTCTCCGCTGCGGGTGTTGGCCCGGTATGAGGAGCATGTCTGCTCCTCTGTTCTTGAAAGAACCGAGTGCTGATGGGTAGACACCATCCCTAAGCCTGTCGGCTTACGAGCGGCCAGCAGCAGCCGCAAACTCGAATGAAAAACGAACAAGGCCGGACGATGTCCGGCCCTGTCTGAGCTTCGTTCGAGGTCACTTGGCGGGCTTCTTCTTGGCCGCTCTCTGCCTTCGTTCCACTTCCTGAATGATCTGGTCGGCGGTGCGATCCCGGCGTATGCGGTCGGCTTCGAGGAGAACGTCGTTGGGGTCTTCCCATGTGGCGTCATAGGCTCGGCTGAGCTTCTCCCAGCGGCCAATCTCCTTCTCTTCGCGCTCGACCTGGACCTCCAGAAACTCGGAGTTGGTCCAGCATCGCAGCTCCTCGAGCTTGGCGATGATGGCGTCTATCGGTTCGCGTCTGAACTTATGATCGCGGAGCTGGCCGAGGCGTTCGATGGCGAACTCCAGATCGCGGTTGAGCGAGGCGACGGTGAAGTAGATGGTGGACTTCGGAAGGGTCTGTGACTCGGTGCGGTGGGCGAAGAAACAAACAAGCTCGTCGGCTATCTGGGCGCGGTGTCGAGGCATCTTGAAAAGCCGCTGGCCGTGATCGTGCAATCGTCGTCGGCAGCGGGCAAAAACTCGCTGATGGATGCGGTGCTGGCCTTCGTGCCGGAAGAGCAACGTGTGCAGTACTCAGCCATGACGGGCCAATTGCTGTTCTACATGGGCGACACCGATCTCCAAAACAAAGTGCTTGCCATCGTGGAGGAGGGCGGAGCGCAGCGCGCCTCCTACGCTCTTAAGCTGTTGCAGTCGGAAGGTGAGGGGAGCATCGCATCGACAGGCAAAGACCCGGTGAGCGGTCGCCACGTCACGCATGAGTATCGCGTCAAAGGCCCGGTGATGCTCTTCCTCACGACGACGGCGATCGACATCGACGAAGAGCTGCTGAATCGCTGCCTCGTGCTGACGGTGAATGAAGATCGAGCGCAAACACAGGCGATCCAGCGCATACAGCGCAAGTCACAGACCATCGAAGGGCTGCTGCGACGCAGAGATCGAGAGGAGCTGTTGCGCTTGCCAGGAATTGCTGCTGGTATTCGAGGACGGGTGAAAATCGGAGATGTAATTGTCGGAGATCCTTGTTGGGATTGGGGGAGCGGTAAGTGGAAGACTATCGATGGAGGCGGATCCGAGCTCGCCGTTGCACCACACCAATTACCCCTACACTCTGCACTGAAATTCAAATTCGAAAGAATGGCAGGCGATAGAGGCTTTGTGGATCGTATCCGAAATGACTGGCCCGCCCAGAAGCCAAGTGAAGCAGCAGATATTGTCATTGGCCCGGTGGCCTCGGGGGCAGCCGTGCTCAGGGACGCTAGACAGTTAGATAATGTGGAGAAGCAGCATCGAAAGGTCTGTGGTGTCGATATGGAGGCCTATGGAGTTTATGGAGCCTGTATGGACGCTCGGCTGCCGCAACCCAGGGCGGTAGCGATCAAGTCAGTATGCGATTTTGCTGATTCCTCTAAAAATGATGATTATCAGAGCTACGCTGCTTACATGAGCGCCCAAATTCTACGTGCATTTCTAGAGAGCGCATAGGAGAGCAATCCCTGATCCCCCGCAATCACGGGTGCAGAATCAGGGTGCAAAGCGGGTGCAGGGGAATGCACCACAGCATCCGCGCTCGGCATGGACGATCAAACCTGACATGGCGGCCCGCGAAGCGAGCGTCCCCGAGACGGGAGCCGCAGGAAGCTCTTGATGGGTATGCCTCATCGAGCCGCGCACAGCACTAGAGCGAAGAACGACGTCTAAGCACGCAAAAACAAAACCCTCGTTCCCCTAATCAAGGGTGGAACGAGGGTTTGAGCTTTTCGCTATATTTGATCTAAGTGATTGGATAAAATGGTAGGCACGAATGGGCTCGAACCATCGACCTCTACCTTGTCAAGGTAGCGCTCTAACCAACTGAGCTACGCGCCTACAAGCGTTCCCCTAGTATACCCCAGATGCAACCTGCGGGCAACGAAAGCGGCAGGATTGCTCGTAGAGCGGAGATCTCCGTTCTATCGTTACAGGCAGCGGAGCCGGATAGGCTTTACGGTCATCCTCGCCGCGTGGTAACGTTTCCATCATTCTCGGCTGCACGTTTCGCACGAGCTTCTTCTCATGAGCCCCCTCAATCGCCGCGACTTCCTTTCTCTCTCTCTTCTTACCGCGCTCGACGCGGCCGCAGTACGTCCCCTGCTCGCAAACTCGCTACCGCAGGGCGCTTCTGTCGGCTCAGTCGCGAAACGATGGGCTGCTTTTGAAGAGCTTCCTTCTCATGCGATTCAGCCTCATGGCTGGCTGCAGCTCTATCTGAAACGCCAGGCCAGCACTCTTGCTTATGCTCTGGCCGACACCTCCTGGCCTTTCGACACACCCTACTGGCAGGGAGAAGAGCAGGCACCCTCCTGGTGGCCATGGGAGCAGGTCGCTTATTGGGTCGATGGCGCAACGCGCTGTGCCTTGACCACTGGCGACCAGAAGCTGATGGACCGCGCACTCGAGCGCATTCGCTACACGCTCTCGCACGCCAACGGCAGCTACCTCGGCCCGAAGTACATGCGCAACGGTGGGCTGGATTACAACCGCTGGCCGCACGCGATCTTCTTCCGTGCGCTCACGGCACTCTCGGACAACGGTTCGCTCGCCAACATTCCCGAGATACTCTCTTCCTTCTATCTCTCCTATCAGGACGGCTACGACATAGCCGCGCGCAACACCGTCAACGTGGAGACGATGCTCTGGTGCTACGCTCGCACCGGCAACCCCGCGTTGCTCGCGATGGCGGAGCACGCATGGCATGGCTATGTAACCGGCCAACCGCATGATGCCGCCGACCTCAACGACAAAGCCGTCTTCGGTGGTGGTCCCATCACAGCGCACGGTGTCACATACGCCGAGATGGCGAAGCTGCCAGCGATCCTCTACGCCTACACCGGCAAGCCCGAGTACCTGCGCTTCGCTCTCGCAGCGCAGCAGCGCATCTTCGACCATCACATGCTCGTCGACGGCATCCCCTCCACGACCGAGCACTTCGGCACCACGACCGCGCTGGATTCGCATGAGACCTGCGACATCACCGATCACACCTGGACGTGGGGCTATCTGCTCTCCACCACCGGAGACGGCGTCTGGGCCGACCGCATCGAACGCGCCTGCTTCAACGCCGGCATGGGCGCAATCCGCAAAGACTGGAAAGGGCTGCAGTACTTCTCCTGCCCCAACCAGGTCGTTGCCAGCGAGAGCTCGAACCACAACAAACTGAAGCACGGCAACTACTGGATGGCGTACCAGCCAAACCCCGGCCGCGGCACCGCCTGCTGCGGAGGCAACGTACATCGCCTCTTCCCCAACTACGCCATGCGTATGTGGATGACCACCAGCGACGGGGGGCTCGTCGCTGCCATGTATGGCGCAAGCAGCGTAAGCGCCAACGTCGGCCACAGCAAAACTCTCGTCACCTTAGAGCAGCGTACGGAGTATCCGTTCGCCGACACCATCCACTTCACCCTCCACGCGGCGCACGCGGTCACGTTTCCGTTCAAACTCCGCATCCCAGGTTGGTGTGCGAAGCCAGAACTGAGCATCGACGGCCAGCATGTGCCGATGCCCACGGTGGAGCACGGCTTCATCACGCTCGACCGACGTTTCAAGCCCGGCACCGTCGTCCGCCTGCGACTGCCGATGGAAGTGAAGGCCATTCACACCGTCGATAACGGCATCGCTTATGAGTGCGGTCCGCTGGTCTACACACAGGCACTTGACGCTGCGTGGACGAGCGATGTCGTGCCGAAGTGGACGACCGCCGAGTACCCTGCATGGAACGCGCACACCGCACAGGCATGGAACTATGGCATCGCAGACCAGCCATTGCCTTCGCTTGAGCGCAACACCAGCGAAGCAAATGACCCGTGGGCAAACCCACCCTGCTCATTGACCGTGGAAGCCACCACGCTTCCTGCATGGACCACCACCGCGCCAGCCGAGCCAAATGGCGATCGTCTGACGCCTGCTCTTCCCACCGATCGCCCCGCAAACGGAACAAAGGCGAAGCTGCGGCTGGTTCCGCTGGGAACGACCGAGCTTCGCCTTACTATCTTTCCAAAGATCTAAAGACGGCAGCAGCAGGGCTTACGCCTTGCTGACTGCCGCCATGTTCCAGTAGTACTTCCGCAGCAGATACGCAGGGCCACAACTCCACGCGTGGCAAAAGCTATTGATGTGGACATCGCCATACGGAGACGCCTTCGAGTTCTTCGGATCGAAGACCTCCCAAAACGTGTCCGCCCCGGCATGCACCATGCCACCCCAATAGCTCTCCATCATCGCCAGAGCTTCGTCCTTCTTGCCTGCCAGAATCATCGCCTCTGTCACGTAGTGATACAGGTACGGCGCCGCTGGAGGGATTGCCTCCGACGACTGCGTTGCCGTGAGCAGCGCATGAGCGCCATCCTCCTTCGACACAACCTCTGCCAGCACCAGCCACGCCTGGCTGGCCCAGGAAACCTGCTTGTTCGGACCCGAGACAAAGACCCCACGGTCCTTGTCCCAGAAGTTCGCTACAGCCGCAGCCGACATCCGCTTTATCTGAGCCTCATAGAGCGCAACATCTTCCTTATGCCCGGTCAGCTTCGCCAGCTCAATCGCCTTGCGGTAACTGTAGATCAGCACACCCTGCACCGACGCCGTACGCTCAAGGTCCTTGCGCCAGTCGATGAAGATCCAGATATTCTTCGGGTCGACAAACAGGCCGTCGGCATTGACGTCCTTGCTCAACAACTCGAGTTGCAACTTCGCAATCGGGTACAGATCTTTCCCTGTCGCCATGTCGCCGGAAGCCTGCACATACTCCAGCAGCGTGGGAATGAAGAGCGCAGCGTAATCAAGAATCGTGTTGTTCGAGCGATGCGGCTCCGGTTTCTCGAAGACACACGCACGCAGCAGGCCGCTGTCCTCTGGAAACGCTGCCAGCAGATAGATCGACCGCTTCACCAGCTCATAATTCTGAAACGATACGTAGTTCACCAGAGCCTGCACACGAAGATCACCCAGCCACAGACGCTGATCGCGGCGCGGCCCGTCTTCAAAGACCGTCTGCATGCAATCCCGCAACGTCGCAAGGCTGGCCTCATCAATGCGTCGCAGCATCTCCGGCGCAGCCGCCGGTGCAGGCGGCGGTGTCTTCTTCGCGGCCGTCACCGCACGGGCGCGGAAGTTCTTCAGCCGCACCTTATAGGCATTGGAGTTCGACACAACCTTGATCGACACCCAGCGGAACGCATGTCGGCGCTCGATGCGATGCGTTTGTGGCAGGTTCTCAATGTCCACCGAATCGATCGGCAGCCACGACTCAGACAGCGATCCGTGGTACGGATAAAACGGCTCAGCAATATCACCCGGAACCTCGCCAAAGCGCAGCTCCAGCCGCGCCGGAGAATCGATGTTCAACCCGACACCTTCGATGTCGAAGCTGAAGTAGCCCGTCATGTGGCGGCCGAAGTCCAGCGTGATGGAGTCACCCTTCTGCAGCAGCTTCGCCTCTGCCTCGGCGACTGTACCGATGACTGGCATACGCCAACGTTGATACTCTTTCTCGTCCGCAACAGGCCCCACCATCGCGACGGGAGTGAGAATGGTTTCATTCAACCGAGGAATCAGCGCCTGCGCCTTGGCCAGGAACTCAGCATGCCGGGCATCCAGCGCCGGCTTGGCCGCAGCCTGCGCGGCAGGCAGAGTGACTGCAAGAGCCTTCGTTTTCAGTCCGCCAACAACGAGGCTGCTTGCGGCCCCGCGCAGAACATCACGTCGATTCATCCGGTTCACCATTTCTCTTCATTTCGCCGCTTCAAATCGCAGGCAATGGAAACGATACTATAAAGCGATAACACCAGTCCTCACTCCACACCAGGCAGCCCCAACCTCGGCCTTTTCGTCGATCGGCAAAAGACTGCTTGTCGCAGTACCTTGCAGCAAAATCAGCATCTTGCTGCGAGATCACGGTAGACACAAACACACTTTTTTACGACTCTCCCGTTGCCAAGACGGCAAAGGCTGCTATAGAGTGATCGCCGCGCTAAGGAAACGTTTCCATACGCTACCAGAGAAACGCTCTACCTAGCTAGATTCCAGCCTCAAGAGAGGCTCCCGAAGCCCTGCTTCGACCAGGAGGATCCTCCATGTTGTTCGCCTCACCTCTGATGCGTCGCACCTCGCGCTGCCTGCGGGCCGTATGCGCTCTCTTCTGCCTAACGCTTCTATTCAGCACGACCGTGTACGCACAGACCAGCCAGGGTTCCATCACCGGCGAAGTCAAGGATGCCACAGGCGCTCTGGTACCCAACGCTTTCGTGACGGCGACCAATACGGACACTCACGTCAAGCTGCATGTAAAGAGCAACGAGAGCGGTCTCTTCATCTTCACGTCGCTCGTACCCGGCCCCTATGAGGTCGAAACCACGGCCAACGGCTTCTCCCGTTCTGTGGTCACCAACATCACCGTTAGCGCCGCGCAAACGGTGACGACGAACGTTCAACTTGCGACAGGCAGCGAGACGTACCAGGTGACGGTTGAGTCCAGCGATTCGCTGCTCTCCAAAGACACCTCCGACGTCAGCACCACGGTCGACCACTCGCTTATCGAAGAGCTTCCCTACCCCGAACGCTCCGCGCTGGAAGCCGCCTTGCTCGTACCTGGCGTAACTGGCGATCCGACGAACCCCGGCGGTATTGCGACTGAGAACCCCTCGGCGTTCACCGGCTATGTGCTTCCTGGTGCGAACATCACGGTCGGCGGCTCGCAACCCGGCCAAACAGCGCTGCTGATCGACGGCTCCGACGTGATGCAGGCAAGCTATCCGCGCTCGGGCCTGAACCTCTCCGGTCGCAACGTGGGCGAAATGACGGTACTGACCAGCGGTATGTCCGCAAAATATGGCCGTACCTCTTCTGGCGCCGTCGTCATGTCTTCGGCTGCAGGTACCAGCAAATACCACGGAGCCATTACGTGGCGTCACACCGATCCGTGGTTCAACGCATATCCCCTCGGCGGCACGCTGAAGAACAACATTCACGAAAACTACTACGGCTTCTACCTCAACGGCCCGGTCTATATCCCGAGGTTTTACCCGCACAAAGACAAGACATTCTTCGAGTTCAGCTATGAGCCTGCTCGCCTGCGTAACCGCACCGGCGCACGCGCGACCTTCTTTACACCAGCCGAACTACAGGGCAAATTCAACGACTCCCTCGTCATGGTCGATCAGAGCGTACTCAAGGCACAGGGCTGGAACGCTGCCCTGGCTGCAGCTCGCATCAATGGCCTCTACAACCGCGCACTCGCCCTGGATCCCAACGGCTTCCCTGCGGGGCCGCCGACCAACACCTACACCCCCGTCCCGGGCGGACCGATTACCGATTGCGGCGACATCTGGCGAGGCGCAAACCCAACCGCTACCACATGCCCTAACGACTTTGCGAATCTGCTTGCCCACAACTCGTTTGCGCAGTACGTCGTCAGCAACCTGCCAACGCCTGCAAACCCCGGACCGAACGCCACCTTTGACAACGCCAGCGGCGGCTACCAGACCGACGGCACCAACGGCAGCTACGCACGCGGTGTCTACAACATCGACAACCGCTGGAACGTTCGCATCGACCATATCTTCAACAACTCCAACCAGATCTATGTTCGCTTCACCAGCATCCCTGTCTCTGCACTGCGTTACTTCGCGGTGGACGTGAACAATCCGCTCAACCAGACTCCGACGGACGCAGCGCACACCTACGACGTCGCCTTTGGCTACACGCGCGTGCTCACGAATACGCTGGTCAATAACTTCCACTACTCCTGGCTGCGTGTGAACCAGCCGCGCAAGGCCCCACCGAGCTCCACCAACGCCGACTACGCGGCAAAGTACGGTCTGACGCCTGCGATCGCCGGTTACGGCTTCCCGTTTCTCGGCAACTTCGCGCAGAACAACATCAGCTATCTGCCGCAACTCGGCGTCAGCAACGCGCAAACCAACATCGACCAGAACTTCATCGTCGGCGACGACCTCACGCTCACCTGGCATCGTCACCAGTTTCAGTTCGGCGGCGACGTCCGTTGGTACCAGTCCAACCAGTACGACCTCAGCGGCCTGACCGGTGGCAAGTACACCTTCGCTTCCGGCGACACCGGCAACGGCCCCACCACCAGCGGCAGCACTCTGGCCAGCTTCGTCCAGGGCACAATCAACGGCTACACCAACACTCCCGTCTCTGTTCCCGGCTACTACCGCTGGCGCTACTACGCGGCTTACTTCCAGGATGACTGGCGCGTTCTGCCCAAACTCACAATCAACATCGGCGCTCGCTACGAAGTGGAAACGCCGCGCATGGAGAAGTTCAACAACCAGGCGTTCATGAACTCCACCTACACCAGCTCTCTGAACGGCTCGCCCATCCAGGGAGCATTCTGCTTCTCCGGCGCCTGCGGTCTGGGCAAAACGATGTGGCCGACGAACTATTGGGGCATCGAACCTCGCGTCGGCATCTCCTACGCCCTGACGCACAAATCCACGCTGCGCGCATCCTACACCATCTCTCGCACGCCTCTCACCGGGCAGGAAAACATCCCCGACCCCAACCTCAACGTCGGTGCTTCCGGCGTAGGCGGTGTGAACGGCGGCACAACGCCCGGCTGGATCGTCAACTACATCACCAATCCGATCCCCGCCAGCGCATTGCAATCGGCATACACAACGCTCAAAGGCCAGCGTGGCCCCTTCAATTTCTCTACGGGTCTGAACCCTGTATTCGTCGACCAGACAAGCTCTGTTCCTTACGTTCAAACATGGGGCCTCACATACCAGTACCAGCCCCTTGCTCGTACGCTGATTCAAGCCACCTACCAGGGTGCGAAGGGAACACATCTCTACGGTGGCTTTAACTACCCGCGCAACACACCGGCTCTCGGGGTACTGACTGCGGCCGTGCAGGCGAACAAGTATCTCGGAGCGCTAAGCAACAACACATACAACATCCGCAACAACAATAACGACCCCAGCGCTGCCATCCTGCAGGAGACCGCGCTGGCCAAGCTCTATCCGTATCAAGGCTTCTTCACCCAGACGCTGCCTGAGATCTACCCGCGCCGCGGCACCTTGCACTACAACGCGCTCTACTTGAGCGTGAACCAGCGCCTCACCAAGGACCTCTCCTTCCTCGCGAACTGGACATGGTCAAAGAGCATTGATAACGTCGCCGCCAACGCAGGCTTTGCTGGTGGGTTCGGTACCGCTCCTCCGCAGAACCCCTTCGACACCCGCGCCGAGCTTTCGCTTTCGTCGTTTGACCAGCCCAGCCGCTTCCGCGCTGGCTATAACTACAGCCTGCCTTTCGGCTTCAACCGTCGCTTCCGCACCGGCAGCCGCATCCTCGATCAAATCATCGGCGGCATCTCTACCTCGGGCATCGCCTCCATCATGTCCGGTTTCCCGAACTATGTATCGCTCGGATCACCGGGCTACTTCCAGTCCGTCACTCCCAACGGAGTCGACTCCTGCGCGACCAAGGACTACTGCGTTTACACAGCTCTTCCGGGTGGCTACACGCTTCGCCCCAACCGTGTTCCGGGTCAACCTCTGATCAACCCTGCATGGAAGAAGAACCCCTTCAACTCCCTGCTTGGCGTCACCCCGTACCTCAACCCCAAGGCCTTCACCATTCCCGGATCACCTGGACACCCGGCGCTGGGTAACGTTCCTCGCACCATGGGCGACGCCCGCTCTCCGCGCGAGTTTTTCCTCGACATGCGCATGGCAAAGGACTTCAAGATCCACGGCAAGTACCGCGCCCAGTTGAACGTCAACTTCTCGAACGTCTTCAACCATCCCGCCTACTTCGGCGTGAACGGGCGCAATCTGCTCAGCACATTCACCGTTCCCTCCACCACGACAAGCGCAACCTCCATTGGCGGCAAGTTCCCCACCGTGGACCCGTCCGACATCACCAAGACCGCCGGGTATAACGCCAACTTCGGCTATCTCGCTGCGGTCAACACGCAAGGCCTATCCCGCGTGATCCGCTTCGGTGCCGAGTTCAACTTCTAACTCTTTCTTCCACTTCGCAGGCCGGATGTGCATCCGGCCTGCGAAGTCTTTTCGGCCTCCACTCTTAGCCGGAGCTTTCTCTTGACTCTTACGCGCCGCACTTTCCTGCAAACTGCCACACTCGCCGCCACGCACCTCAGCACAGCCCACAGCTTCGGCCTTTACGCTCTGAATGAAAGCGCCGCCGTCAGCTTCGATGCTCGCTCGCTGATCCTGCACGGCCGCCGCGAACTTCTCCTCTGCGGGGAACTGCACTACTCACGCTCTACACCCGAGATGTGGCCCGCTCTGCTCGACCGCTGCGTCGAACTCGGCCTCAACGCCATCTCCACCTACTGCTTCTGGAACGTGCATGAGCCCTCGTCCGGCAGCTTCCACTTCACCGGCGACGCCAACCTCCGCCACTTCCTTCAGCTCTGCGCCGAACGCAAGCTGTACGTCTTCCTGCGCGTCGGCCCTTACTGTTGTGCAGAGTGGAACTTCGGTGGCTTCCCCGCCTGGCTTCGCGATGTGCCCGGCATCACCTTCCGCACGCTCAACGAGCCGTATCAGAAGCATGTCACCAGCTATCTCACTCGACTCACCGAAGAAGTGAAGCCGTTCCTCGCCACCAACGGTGGTCCTATCGTGCTCGTGCAGATTGAAAACGAGTACAGCCACATCGCCAGGCGTTACGGAGAAGAAGGCCAGCAGTACCTCCGCTGGATCGTCGAACTCGCCAATCGTATCGGCCTCGGCAAAGTACCGCTCACGCAGTGCGAAGGCAGTGCGCAAGGCGC carries:
- a CDS encoding glycoside hydrolase family 127 protein, which codes for MSPLNRRDFLSLSLLTALDAAAVRPLLANSLPQGASVGSVAKRWAAFEELPSHAIQPHGWLQLYLKRQASTLAYALADTSWPFDTPYWQGEEQAPSWWPWEQVAYWVDGATRCALTTGDQKLMDRALERIRYTLSHANGSYLGPKYMRNGGLDYNRWPHAIFFRALTALSDNGSLANIPEILSSFYLSYQDGYDIAARNTVNVETMLWCYARTGNPALLAMAEHAWHGYVTGQPHDAADLNDKAVFGGGPITAHGVTYAEMAKLPAILYAYTGKPEYLRFALAAQQRIFDHHMLVDGIPSTTEHFGTTTALDSHETCDITDHTWTWGYLLSTTGDGVWADRIERACFNAGMGAIRKDWKGLQYFSCPNQVVASESSNHNKLKHGNYWMAYQPNPGRGTACCGGNVHRLFPNYAMRMWMTTSDGGLVAAMYGASSVSANVGHSKTLVTLEQRTEYPFADTIHFTLHAAHAVTFPFKLRIPGWCAKPELSIDGQHVPMPTVEHGFITLDRRFKPGTVVRLRLPMEVKAIHTVDNGIAYECGPLVYTQALDAAWTSDVVPKWTTAEYPAWNAHTAQAWNYGIADQPLPSLERNTSEANDPWANPPCSLTVEATTLPAWTTTAPAEPNGDRLTPALPTDRPANGTKAKLRLVPLGTTELRLTIFPKI
- a CDS encoding carboxypeptidase regulatory-like domain-containing protein; translated protein: MLFASPLMRRTSRCLRAVCALFCLTLLFSTTVYAQTSQGSITGEVKDATGALVPNAFVTATNTDTHVKLHVKSNESGLFIFTSLVPGPYEVETTANGFSRSVVTNITVSAAQTVTTNVQLATGSETYQVTVESSDSLLSKDTSDVSTTVDHSLIEELPYPERSALEAALLVPGVTGDPTNPGGIATENPSAFTGYVLPGANITVGGSQPGQTALLIDGSDVMQASYPRSGLNLSGRNVGEMTVLTSGMSAKYGRTSSGAVVMSSAAGTSKYHGAITWRHTDPWFNAYPLGGTLKNNIHENYYGFYLNGPVYIPRFYPHKDKTFFEFSYEPARLRNRTGARATFFTPAELQGKFNDSLVMVDQSVLKAQGWNAALAAARINGLYNRALALDPNGFPAGPPTNTYTPVPGGPITDCGDIWRGANPTATTCPNDFANLLAHNSFAQYVVSNLPTPANPGPNATFDNASGGYQTDGTNGSYARGVYNIDNRWNVRIDHIFNNSNQIYVRFTSIPVSALRYFAVDVNNPLNQTPTDAAHTYDVAFGYTRVLTNTLVNNFHYSWLRVNQPRKAPPSSTNADYAAKYGLTPAIAGYGFPFLGNFAQNNISYLPQLGVSNAQTNIDQNFIVGDDLTLTWHRHQFQFGGDVRWYQSNQYDLSGLTGGKYTFASGDTGNGPTTSGSTLASFVQGTINGYTNTPVSVPGYYRWRYYAAYFQDDWRVLPKLTINIGARYEVETPRMEKFNNQAFMNSTYTSSLNGSPIQGAFCFSGACGLGKTMWPTNYWGIEPRVGISYALTHKSTLRASYTISRTPLTGQENIPDPNLNVGASGVGGVNGGTTPGWIVNYITNPIPASALQSAYTTLKGQRGPFNFSTGLNPVFVDQTSSVPYVQTWGLTYQYQPLARTLIQATYQGAKGTHLYGGFNYPRNTPALGVLTAAVQANKYLGALSNNTYNIRNNNNDPSAAILQETALAKLYPYQGFFTQTLPEIYPRRGTLHYNALYLSVNQRLTKDLSFLANWTWSKSIDNVAANAGFAGGFGTAPPQNPFDTRAELSLSSFDQPSRFRAGYNYSLPFGFNRRFRTGSRILDQIIGGISTSGIASIMSGFPNYVSLGSPGYFQSVTPNGVDSCATKDYCVYTALPGGYTLRPNRVPGQPLINPAWKKNPFNSLLGVTPYLNPKAFTIPGSPGHPALGNVPRTMGDARSPREFFLDMRMAKDFKIHGKYRAQLNVNFSNVFNHPAYFGVNGRNLLSTFTVPSTTTSATSIGGKFPTVDPSDITKTAGYNANFGYLAAVNTQGLSRVIRFGAEFNF